A window of the Lolium perenne isolate Kyuss_39 chromosome 7, Kyuss_2.0, whole genome shotgun sequence genome harbors these coding sequences:
- the LOC127313306 gene encoding uncharacterized protein isoform X1, translating to MAASGTLVVYRALFTALGLSMVGTLVYTCITDGSPFRAELLTPWMVTTLVDFYVNVIAISTWVVYKEVNWISSVFWVVLLFCFGSATTCAYIVTKLFEITPLGPSQDPLDHLLLRQDSLPERKCSFVTVGRIIFSILGILMAALVTYTVVTDGLPFRKDLLTPWMAATLFDFYIDVFAISVWVVHKESTWISSVIWICLLICFGSITTCGYIVVQLLQVSYEDPIYHVLLNSHSKRIINHSTQSVLKPSEGGMILLKCKLCAIVSLDGAFEFIKLPLLKKGPYLGWSIYKPGYASKIDVLISLSGAQKVHYIQ from the exons ATGGCGGCGTCAGGAACCCTAGTCGTGTACAGGGCGCTGTTCACCGCGCTGGGTCTGTCAATGGTGGGCACCCTGGTGTACACTTGCATCACCGACGGCTCCCCTTTTCGCGCGGAGCTGCTCACTCC GTGGATGGTGACAACACTTGTTGATTTTTATGTAAATGTGATAGCGATTTCG ACTTGGGTTGTCTACAAGGAAGTAAACTGGATTAGTTCTGTCTTCTGGGTAGTTCTGTTGTTTTGTTTCGGCAG tGCTACTACATGTGCTTACATAGTTACCAAGCTATTTGAGATAACCCCTTTAGGGCCTTCGCAAGATCCACTTGATCATTTATTGCTAAG GCAAGATAGTTTACCAGAAAGGAAGTGTTCTTTTGTCACAGTTGGGAGAATTATTTTTAGCATTTTGGGCATACTCATGGCTGCGCTTGTCACATATACTGTCGTTACAGATGGCCTGCCTTTTAGGAAGGATTTGTTGACACC GTGGATGGCTGCAACCTTATTTGACTTCTATATAGATGTCTTTGCAATATCG GTATGGGTTGTTCACAAGGAGTCGACTTGGATCTCATCAGTCATTTGGATATGCTTGTTGATATGCTTTGGAAG CATCACAACATGTGGCTACATTGTGGTTCAACTTCTCCAAGTATCATACGAAGACCCAATCTACCATGTGCTGCTGAACTCTCATAGCAA GCGAATCATAAATCATTCAACACAATCGGTGCTAAAACCTAGTGAAG GAGGGATGATTCTATTGAAGTGTAAACTTTGTGCGATTGTATCTCTTGATGGAGCATTTGAGTTCATAAAGCTTCCTTTACTGAAAAAGGGTCCATATTTGGGGTGGAGTATATACAAACCTGGATATGCATCCAAAATAGATGTTCTGATATCTCTCTCCGGTGCACAGAAAGTCCATTATATACAGTAA
- the LOC127313306 gene encoding uncharacterized protein isoform X3, which produces MAASGTLVVYRALFTALGLSMVGTLVYTCITDGSPFRAELLTPWMVTTLVDFYVNVIAISTWVVYKEVNWISSVFWVVLLFCFGSATTCAYIVTKLFEITPLGPSQDPLDHLLLRQDSLPERKCSFVTVGRIIFSILGILMAALVTYTVVTDGLPFRKDLLTPWMAATLFDFYIDVFAISVWVVHKESTWISSVIWICLLICFGSITTCGYIVVQLLQVSYEDPIYHVLLNSHSKSYINSGI; this is translated from the exons ATGGCGGCGTCAGGAACCCTAGTCGTGTACAGGGCGCTGTTCACCGCGCTGGGTCTGTCAATGGTGGGCACCCTGGTGTACACTTGCATCACCGACGGCTCCCCTTTTCGCGCGGAGCTGCTCACTCC GTGGATGGTGACAACACTTGTTGATTTTTATGTAAATGTGATAGCGATTTCG ACTTGGGTTGTCTACAAGGAAGTAAACTGGATTAGTTCTGTCTTCTGGGTAGTTCTGTTGTTTTGTTTCGGCAG tGCTACTACATGTGCTTACATAGTTACCAAGCTATTTGAGATAACCCCTTTAGGGCCTTCGCAAGATCCACTTGATCATTTATTGCTAAG GCAAGATAGTTTACCAGAAAGGAAGTGTTCTTTTGTCACAGTTGGGAGAATTATTTTTAGCATTTTGGGCATACTCATGGCTGCGCTTGTCACATATACTGTCGTTACAGATGGCCTGCCTTTTAGGAAGGATTTGTTGACACC GTGGATGGCTGCAACCTTATTTGACTTCTATATAGATGTCTTTGCAATATCG GTATGGGTTGTTCACAAGGAGTCGACTTGGATCTCATCAGTCATTTGGATATGCTTGTTGATATGCTTTGGAAG CATCACAACATGTGGCTACATTGTGGTTCAACTTCTCCAAGTATCATACGAAGACCCAATCTACCATGTGCTGCTGAACTCTCATAGCAA AAGCTACATCAACAGTGGTATCTAA
- the LOC127313304 gene encoding receptor kinase-like protein Xa21 has translation MNMSIMIAMGCFVFASLCLPYSASLEHVATLSTAETATRSASDHQVLMSFRSLIKGDPLEALNSWGNQSIPMCRWHGVGCGLRGHRRGRVVALDLRGLNLLGTIASSIGNLTYLRRLDLQKNRFYGTIPSALGHLVGLEHLNLSSNYIGGNIPPALASCVHLQVVSLVQNNLQGVIPSALGVLSKLRVIDLSYNMLKGSVPRELASLQNLEILALRYNNLTGNIPVEIGNLKALMILDLGSNMVVGEIPTQIANLRNLTDLFLDSNGLTGPVPTSLAGLQKLQTLYLSRNQLSGPIPPSLGNLSSLLVIEFKRNGLTGSIPESLGDLNLLKSLSLTLNSLTGSIPSTLGKLSSLTTFYLNNNLLEGSIPPSVYNLSSLQAFSVQFNNLSGSISDDLGNKFPELQQLSMDNNQFQGPIPESLCNASMLEVVQLAHNFLSGVIPKCLGTNMKSLWALILSQGQLKARNDADWGFISSLTNCSMLQILDLSSNELEGVLPNSIANLSTNLKLFGVDYNMLHGNIPEGIGNLVNLQYLHLQNNFLHGNIPESIGNIGVLGELYLFNNNLSGPLPPTLGNLTTLNSLELGQNLLTGPIPSSLRSCPLETLSLQNNQLVGPIPKEIFLISTLSLSLELEGNMLTGIFPPEVSNLVNLGYLDVSDNRIYGTVPVSLGQCRSLEYLGLNGNQFQGTIPASMSQLKGLLVLDVSRNNLSMSIPVFLGDMHGLVTLNLSFNNFEGEVPDRGLFLNASAALIEGNYGLCGGIPQFNLPPCSSLTSKKWSRKLVVSISVASAVLFIILVLFALFAQRSLRSKFAKRRVQSLHGGQHMRVTYAELVKATSGFAPENLLGTGSFGSVYRGTMMEGDQEVIVAVKVLNLQQRGASQSFVAECETLRCVRHRNLVKILTVCSSIDFSGLDFKALVFEFMPNGNLDQWLHSHLLEDGSHEVLSLIQRIDIAIDVASALEYLHNYKPVPIVHCDLKPSNILLDNDKVAHVGDFGLARFLHQDDTSLPEISSGWATRRGTIGYAAPEYGQGNEVSVNGDTYSYGILLLELFTGKRPTDSEFLQDLNLHRFVEIALRDQVTNMMDLCLLSSLGEGTEITPAAESASEMRTACITSVLHIGILCSKELPTERMQIADATRELLGIKDKYRTHLSTEGESI, from the exons ATGAACATGTCGATTATGATAGCCATGGGGTGTTTCGTGTTTGCCTCCCTTTGTCTCCCATATTCGGCCAGTCTCGAGCATGTAGCCACCTTGTCCACAGCTGAAACTGCCACAAGAAGCGCCAGTGACCACCAAGTGCTCATGTCATTTAGGTCTCTGATAAAAGGAGATCCACTCGAGGCCCTGAATTCATGGGGAAATCAATCGATCCCTATGTGCCGATGGCACGGAGTGGGATGCGGCTTGCGTGGCCACCGCCGTGGCCGTGTAGTAGCGCTGGACCTCCGTGGGCTCAACCTTCTCGGCACCATCGCCTCTTCCATAGGTAATCTAACTTACCTCAGGCGGCTGGACCTCCAGAAGAACCGCTTTTATGGTACCATACCATCAGCACTTGGACACCTTGTAGGACTTGAGCATCTGAACCTCAGCAGCAACTACATCGGCGGGAATATCCCGCCAGCGCTGGCCTCGTGTGTGCATCTTCAAGTTGTTTCCCTCGTACAAAACAACCTCCAAGGGGTGATACCTTCCGCCCTTGGTGTCTTGTCAAAACTTCGAGTTATTGATCTGAGTTACAACATGCTGAAAGGCTCAGTTCCCCGGGAGTTGGCATCGCTGCAGAATCTTGAGATACTCGCTCTTAGATACAACAACCTTACAGGAAATATCCCTGTGGAGATTGGAAATCTAAAAGCTCTGATGATTCTTGATCTGGGATCGAATATGGTAGTAGGAGAAATCCCAACACAAATTGCAAACCTTAGAAACTTGACCGATTTATTTCTTGATTCCAATGGTCTGACAGGTCCTGTTCCCACTTCTCTCGCGGGCCTCCAGAAGTTACAGACTCTGTACCTATCGAGAAACCAGCTCTCAGGTCCGATTCCACCTTCCCTAGGAAACCTTTCATCTCTACTAGTTATAGAATTCAAACGCAATGGCCTAACTGGTAGCATCCCTGAATCGTTAGGAGATCTGAATCTCCTCAAATCTCTTTCTCTCACATTGAATAGTCTTACGGGCTCAATCCCTAGCACGCTTGGAAAACTCAGTTCCCTCACCACGTTTTATCTGAACAATAATCTACTGGAGGGTTCTATTCCACCTTCTGTTTACAATCTTTCATCCCTCCAAGCTTTTTCCGTACAATTCAACAATCTCAGTGGGTCCATTTCGGATGATTTGGGTAATAAATTTCCAGAACTACAGCAACTTAGCATGGATAATAATCAATTTCAAGGGCCCATCCCAGAGTCTTTGTGCAATGCTTCAATGCTTGAAGTAGTTCAATTGGCTCACAACTTTCTTTCCGGAGTAATACCAAAATGTCTTGGAACTAACATGAAGAGCTTATGGGCACTTATTCTCTCGCAAGGTCAGCTAAAAGCAAGAAATGATGCCGATTGGGGCTTCATTTCTAGCTTGACAAACTGTAGTATGTTGCAAATCCTAGATCTGAGTTCTAACGAACTAGAAGGGGTGCTACCAAATTCAATAGCAAACCTTTCCACAAATTTAAAACTCTTCGGTGTGGATTACAACATGCTACACGGAAATATACCGGAAGGAATTGGAAACTTAGTCAACCTGCAATACTTGCACTTGCAAAATAATTTTCTACATGGAAACATTCCCGAGTCCATTGGCAATATCGGGGTCCTAGGTGAACTATATTTGTTCAACAATAACCTATCTGGACCACTTCCACCAACACTTGGAAACCTCACAACGTTAAATAGCCTCGAACTCGGCCAAAATTTGCTTACTGGGCCCATACCATCCAGCCTTAGAAGTTGTCCTTTGGAGACACTGAGCCTACAAAATAATCAGCTTGTCGGTCCAATACCAAAAGAGATTTTCCTTATATCGACACTATCTCTTTCCTTGGAGCTCGAAGGCAACATGCTAACTGGGATATTTCCTCCAGAAGTTAGTAATCTAGTAAATCTTGGATACCTTGATGTGTCTGACAACAGAATATATGGCACAGTTCCAGTCTCTCTAGGTCAGTGCAGAAGTTTGGAGTATCTTGGTCTCAACGGAAACCAATTTCAAGGCACAATTCCAGCATCAATGTCACAGCTGAAAGGCCTTCTGGTTCTTGATGTTTCAAGAAACAACTTGTCCATGAGCATCCCAGTCTTCCTCGGGGACATGCACGGGCTCGTTACCCTCAACCTGTCATTCAACAACTTTGAAGGTGAAGTCCCAGATCGTGGATTATTTCTGAATGCAAGTGCAGCTCTGATTGAAGGGAACTATGGCTTATGTGGAGGTATCCCCCAATTTAACTTGCCTCCCTGCTCAAGTCTTACATCCAAGAAGTGGTCTCGCAAGCTTGTCGTGTCCATCTCAGTAGCCAGTGCTGTTTTGTTCATTATCTTAGTactatttgcactatttgcaCAACGGAGTTTAAGAAGCAAGTTCGCGAAGAGAAGGGTTCAATCACTCCATGGTGGACAACACATGAGGGTTACATATGCTGAATTAGTGAAAGCAACAAGTGGGTTTGCTCCTGAGAACCTCTTAGGCACAGGAAGCTTCGGCTCGGTGTATAGAGGAACAATGATGGAGGGTGATCAGGAAGTGATTGTCGCTGTGAAGGTGCTCAACCTCCAGCAGCGAGGGGCATCTCAGAGCTTTGTTGCAGAATGCGAGACCTTAAGATGCGTTAGACATCGAAACCTTGTGAAGATATTGACCGTGTGCTCAAGTATTGATTTCAGTGGCCTCGACTTCAAAGCTCTCGTGTTTGAGTTTATGCCAAATGGAAATCTAGATCAATGGCTACACAGCCATCTCCTGGAAGATGGGAGCCATGAGGTTCTCAGTCTTATCCAAAGGATAGATATTGCCATTGATGTAGCTTCGGCACTTGAATATCTTCACAACTATAAGCCAGTGCCAATAGTTCATTGTGATCTTAAGCCAAGCAATATTCTCCTCGATAATGACAAGGTTGCCCATGTGGGTGACTTTGGACTTGCAAGGTTCCTGCATCAAGATGATACTAGCCTCCCAGAGATATCAAGTGGTTGGGCTACAAGAAGGGGAACAATTGGTTATGCTGCCCCAG AGTATGGTCAAGGAAATGAAGTCTCAGTCAATGGTGATACCTACAGCTATGGAATACTGCTGTTAGAGTTGTTTACCGGTAAAAGGCCAACTGATAGTGAATTTCTGCAAGATCTAAACCTGCATAGGTTTGTCGAGATAGCACTGAGAGACCAAGTCACGAACATGATGGATCTGTGTTTACTCTCTTCTCTGGGGGAAGGGACAGAAATAACTCCTGCAGCTGAGAGCGCCTCGGAGATGAGAACTGCATGCATCACATCAGTTCTGCACATTGGGATACTGTGTTCGAAGGAGCTGCCAACTGAACGAATGCAGATTGCTGATGCTACGAGAGAGCTACTGGGGATCAAAGACAAATATCGCACACACCTATCGACTGAAGGTGAATCCATCTAG
- the LOC127313306 gene encoding uncharacterized protein isoform X2, whose amino-acid sequence MAASGTLVVYRALFTALGLSMVGTLVYTCITDGSPFRAELLTPWMVTTLVDFYVNVIAISTWVVYKEVNWISSVFWVVLLFCFGSATTCAYIVTKLFEITPLGPSQDPLDHLLLRQDSLPERKCSFVTVGRIIFSILGILMAALVTYTVVTDGLPFRKDLLTPWMAATLFDFYIDVFAISVWVVHKESTWISSVIWICLLICFGSITTCGYIVVQLLQVSYEDPIYHVLLNSHSKRIINHSTQSVLKPSEDIRVEKLHQQWYLTFE is encoded by the exons ATGGCGGCGTCAGGAACCCTAGTCGTGTACAGGGCGCTGTTCACCGCGCTGGGTCTGTCAATGGTGGGCACCCTGGTGTACACTTGCATCACCGACGGCTCCCCTTTTCGCGCGGAGCTGCTCACTCC GTGGATGGTGACAACACTTGTTGATTTTTATGTAAATGTGATAGCGATTTCG ACTTGGGTTGTCTACAAGGAAGTAAACTGGATTAGTTCTGTCTTCTGGGTAGTTCTGTTGTTTTGTTTCGGCAG tGCTACTACATGTGCTTACATAGTTACCAAGCTATTTGAGATAACCCCTTTAGGGCCTTCGCAAGATCCACTTGATCATTTATTGCTAAG GCAAGATAGTTTACCAGAAAGGAAGTGTTCTTTTGTCACAGTTGGGAGAATTATTTTTAGCATTTTGGGCATACTCATGGCTGCGCTTGTCACATATACTGTCGTTACAGATGGCCTGCCTTTTAGGAAGGATTTGTTGACACC GTGGATGGCTGCAACCTTATTTGACTTCTATATAGATGTCTTTGCAATATCG GTATGGGTTGTTCACAAGGAGTCGACTTGGATCTCATCAGTCATTTGGATATGCTTGTTGATATGCTTTGGAAG CATCACAACATGTGGCTACATTGTGGTTCAACTTCTCCAAGTATCATACGAAGACCCAATCTACCATGTGCTGCTGAACTCTCATAGCAA GCGAATCATAAATCATTCAACACAATCGGTGCTAAAACCTAGTGAAG ATATTCGAGTGGAGAAGCTACATCAACAGTGGTATCTAACCTTTGAATAA
- the LOC127313306 gene encoding uncharacterized protein isoform X4 — MAASGTLVVYRALFTALGLSMVGTLVYTCITDGSPFRAELLTPWMVTTLVDFYVNVIAISTWVVYKEVNWISSVFWVVLLFCFGSATTCAYIVTKLFEITPLGPSQDPLDHLLLRQDSLPERKCSFVTVGRIIFSILGILMAALVTYTVVTDGLPFRKDLLTPWMAATLFDFYIDVFAISVWVVHKESTWISSVIWICLLICFGSITTCGYIVVQLLQVSYEDPIYHVLLNSHSKKI; from the exons ATGGCGGCGTCAGGAACCCTAGTCGTGTACAGGGCGCTGTTCACCGCGCTGGGTCTGTCAATGGTGGGCACCCTGGTGTACACTTGCATCACCGACGGCTCCCCTTTTCGCGCGGAGCTGCTCACTCC GTGGATGGTGACAACACTTGTTGATTTTTATGTAAATGTGATAGCGATTTCG ACTTGGGTTGTCTACAAGGAAGTAAACTGGATTAGTTCTGTCTTCTGGGTAGTTCTGTTGTTTTGTTTCGGCAG tGCTACTACATGTGCTTACATAGTTACCAAGCTATTTGAGATAACCCCTTTAGGGCCTTCGCAAGATCCACTTGATCATTTATTGCTAAG GCAAGATAGTTTACCAGAAAGGAAGTGTTCTTTTGTCACAGTTGGGAGAATTATTTTTAGCATTTTGGGCATACTCATGGCTGCGCTTGTCACATATACTGTCGTTACAGATGGCCTGCCTTTTAGGAAGGATTTGTTGACACC GTGGATGGCTGCAACCTTATTTGACTTCTATATAGATGTCTTTGCAATATCG GTATGGGTTGTTCACAAGGAGTCGACTTGGATCTCATCAGTCATTTGGATATGCTTGTTGATATGCTTTGGAAG CATCACAACATGTGGCTACATTGTGGTTCAACTTCTCCAAGTATCATACGAAGACCCAATCTACCATGTGCTGCTGAACTCTCATAGCAA GAAGATTTGA